A single Caretta caretta isolate rCarCar2 chromosome 2, rCarCar1.hap1, whole genome shotgun sequence DNA region contains:
- the LOC125631604 gene encoding uncharacterized protein LOC125631604: MTERGDDWDTLQCRVKVKALQNAYYKAQEANRRSSAAPTSCWFYKELDVILGGDLTSTAKATVDTSVARVPVESGPSQEEEILDEDVEGEGDPEAEDDSEVRDACSQELSSVPEEASQSQLSEVGKAQTGEEAPGMTMGAQSPSLLSLAERLRRIRKQPRRAKEDFLHDVMMHSVAEKQKLKEWQDCEKRDQKENVAHQKEATERLLNLMEHQVDTLRALLALRTKQLRTRPPLQPLSQYSFPWIPQTPPTHSYQPPGSSLYPLHSTLAPSQSSTADSPYSLHSTSIPLQFSLAEVQYLLHCTPEEKVGYDTWT; the protein is encoded by the exons atgacagaaaggggtgatgactgggacacactgcagtgcagggtcaaagtgaaggcaCTACAGAACGCCTACTACAAGGCgcaggaggcaaaccgccgctccagtgctgcgcccacgagctgctggttctacaaagagctggacgtgatactcgGTGGTGACCTCACCTCCACTGCGAaagccactgtggatacttcggtggctcgcgtgccagtcgagagtggaccgagccaagaggaggaaatcttggacgaggatgtcgAGGGGGAGGGAGACCCAGAAGCAGAGGacgactcggaggtcagagatgcatgcagccaggagctctcctctgtcccagaggaggctagccagtcacagctgtcggaggttggcaaagcgcaaacaggagaggaggcccctg gtATGACCATGGGAGCCCAGTCTCCCTCGTTGTTATCGCTGGCtgaacggctgcgcagaattagaaagcagccacgaAGAGCTAAGGAGGACTTTTTgcatgatgtcatgatgcactccgtGGCTGAGAAGCAgaaattgaaggagtggcaggactgcgagaagagggaccaaaaggagaacgtggcacaccagaaagaagccactgAGCGGCTCTTAAACCttatggagcaccaagtggaCACGCTCCGGGCACTACTAGCACTGCGAACCAAGCAGCTCCgcacccgccctcccctgcagccgctatCACAATACTCTTTCCCATGGATTCCCCAGACaccaccaacacactcttatcaacctcctggctccagtctgtacccactgcattccactcttgccccatcacagtccagcactgcggaCTCCCCGTACTCACTTCACTCAAcatccatccctctgcagtttagccttgctgaagtacagtacctgctgcactgtactccagaggagaaggttggatatgatacctggacataa